A segment of the Echinicola strongylocentroti genome:
AAAGCAGCATACAAGTTTCACTCCCATAATGATTATTTGCAGTCGGCTCCTTTTTGGACTGCTTACGCCAATGGTGCCGCTTCCATAGAAGTGGATGTCATCCTACAAGATGGCCAATTGATGGTGGCCCATGAAATAGAAACGATCCAGCCGGAAAGAACCTTGGCGTCACTTTATCTTGACCCCATCCGTCAAGCCAAAAAACTAGGGATAGGCCAACTGGATTTTCAATTGCTGGTGGATATCAAAACAGCTGCTTACCCGAGTATGAAGGTACTGAAGGAGGTGTTGGAGGGCTACGATGATATATTGGCCATTCCTGGTAAACAAACAGGGGTAAGGGTGGTCATATCGGGAAACAGACCCGCAGTCGAAGATTATGACCAATATCCTCCTGCAATTCTGTTTGATTACCAACATACAGAATTCCCTGAAAACTTGCCGTGGCAGAAAATTGCCTTGGTAAGCCTCCCTTTCCAGCGGTTTTCTGAATGGAACGGCAAAGGGCGATTGGTACATGCTGAGAAAAAGAAATTGGATGAGTTGATTGCCAAGGTCCATGCAGTGGACCGCCCAATTAGGTTTTGGGGAGCACCCGACAGCAAGACAGCTTGGAAGGCTTTTGCTGATATGGGAATAGATTATATCAATACGGATATGCCCTTTGAAGCCAGTGAATACCTGAAAAGTCTGCCCCAAAATGTGGTAGGCAGTAGTCATAGGCATAATATTTATCATCCAAAATATGAAGTCGATGGAGCTACTGTTCCGGTCAATCAGATCATTCTGATGATCGGTGACGGGAATGGGTTGGCGCATATTTCTGCAGGAATGTATGCCCACGGCAATGAGCTAAACCTTACCCAGCTGAGACATATTGGTCTGGTAAAGACACAGGCAGCGGATGATTTTACGACTGATTCTGCCGCTGGAGCCACCGCCTTGGCGACTGGACATAAGGCCAATAACAGGGCCATTGGTTTTTCACCCGAGGGAAAGGCGTTGTCCAATCTCCCCGAACTATTGGAAAACTACCAGTTTAATTCTGGGATTTTAACAACTGACCACCTCACAGGGGCTACGCCGGCTTCGTTTTATGCGCACTGTGAGGATCGGGGCATGACGGTTGATATTGCGAATGATCTGCGGGAGAGTTCGTTGGATCTTTTTATCGGTGGTGGCAAAAATGATTTTTTACTGCAGGGAAGAGACTTGATCGCTCCATTGAATCAGGCAGGTTTTACGATCGTAAAAAGCCTCGAAGAGTTGAATGATCCTGCCATTGGTAAAGCAGGATATTTTGCCAGTAATCAAGGGTTGCCTACGGTCATGAAAGGGAGGGAAGGTTTTCTAAAGACCGCCGCAGAGCAATCCCTGGCCTTTTTGGGTAATAAAGAACAGCCTTTTTTCCTATTGATTGAGGGATCCATGATTGATACCGGAGGGCATTGGAACAGTGCTGAAACGGTGGTGGAAGAGGAAATTGACTTTGATGAAGCGGTGGGAGAGGTGATCGCCTACGCAGATGCGCATCCCGGTACATTGGTATTGATTACTGCTGATCATGAGACTGGAGGAGTTACGCTACCCCAAGGAAATATGGGCAATGCTGAGGTGGAACTGAATTTTGACACCAATGACCATACAGGTATCATGGTGCCACTGTTTGCTTATGGAGCGCATTCCGGGGAGTTTATGGGAGTATATGAGAATACAGAAATCTTCAAGAAGATAATGCAGCTTGTGGACCAATACCACGAGCGGTAGGGGGAAGTGGTCATGCTTGGATGCCCAGCGTGTCAGTCTGTGGGGCTACCTTTTACAGCCAACCTCCACCCAAGATAGGCAAAAGGCATATAAGCCAAACCAATGTCCAGTATTCCAAACCAAGCTGGAAGGGGCAGTAAGATGATGGTAATCATTCCACCAATCATAAAACAAAAGCCAACGATAAGAGCGTAGCTTATTTTGTGACTGACCGCAATAAGTGCAGTCAGAAGGGAGCCAGCAAGAGTGCTTATTGCGTGGGCAATGAATGGAATCAAAAAATGCCTGATCTCAAATAATGGCAAAGCCATTTTGAGATTTTCCATGGTTGTGAGATCCATTTCGGCAGGAAATGATACGAACATACCGCTGTTCATGACAAGCCCCATATTGATCGCATTACCCACGGTCAACCCAACCAGTATGCTGATGATATTTCTAGGAGCCATATTCATGAGGAGAGAGTACAGTCTCTGTAAAAGCGCCGAGATGCAGAAATTATTATCATTGGAACAGTGTTTCGGTGTATGTCAATAGGCTTTTATCCCCCCATTTTCCATGGCCTGGAATGACCAATTGGAGGGTTGGATAGGCGGCAGTGATTTTGTTTACTGTAGTCGGCCATGCCGTGATATTGGCATCTTCCAGATTGCCCTTACCGGCACCATCAGCTTTGACCAAGCAGCCACCAAAAAGCACCTGGTCATCTGGGAAATAGCCGATGACATTGTCTTCTGTATGTCCTTCTCCAAAATAGTGGACAAAAACCGATCTACTGCCGACTTTTAGTGCCAATTGATCCTGAAAACCCATTTTTGGTTGGGGGAAGCCATGTTGGGATGCGAGCGAAAGGGTGTTTTTGAAAGCATAGGAAGGGATTTCTCTGGCGTGGAATGCTTCCAGGCCTCCTAGACAATCCATGTGAAAGTGGGTTGCTACGACTGCCTTGATTTGAAGTTTTTCCCCCTCCAGAAAGGTGATGAGCTCCTCTGCTTCGTTAGAAGTGCTTGGGGTGTCAAAGATGATCGCTTCACCATCACTGATCACGATCATGCCATTGCATTCTACCTTACCGAAGCTATCGGTATCTAGGAAGGAAACATGAACATAGGTGTTGGGACGGATTTGTTTGATGATCAGTTGGTCCGAAGTGTAAATTTCTTTTTCCGTGTAGTTGGTATGTTGATCCTGTGATAACTGCTCATGTGATTTTTCACTCTTCCCACTGCAAGCGGAAAGGACCAGTAATAAGGCTGCAATAATGAGTTGACGATTCATTTTTAACTATAATTGAGTGGCTAATATCATAAAAATAATACCTCACCCCATTAGTTACTAGTAACTAGTAAAAAAGCATAAAAAAAAGCATCCGCCGCAGCGGATGCTTTTTTTTATGCTTTATAAAGATGGGTTTTATTCACGAATCTGCCCATCACCAAATACATAATACTTGTTGGTGACCAGCTGCTCTAGTCCTAGTGGACCACGGTGGTGAAGCTTGTCTGTACTGATAGCCAGTTCTGCACCGACTCCCATTTGACCTCCATCGGTAAATCTGGTGGAGGCATTATGGTAAACAGCAGCACTGTCCACTTGTTCCATGAATTTGGCCGCTTTCTCCTTATCGGTGGTCAATATAGTGGCAGAATGTCCACCACTGTATTTGTTTATTTTAGCGATGGCTTCATCTATTCCATTGCTTTTACCGATGAGTGCTTTTAGCGCCAGGAATTCTTCATACCAAGTGTCCTCTGATGGGACCTCCTTAGCGCCGTCCAGAGAACCTACCAGTTCTTTTTCGGCTACAAGTTCTACTTTATATTCTGCTAGGTTCTTGGCCAAATCAGCTAATTTGGATTCGAAATCAGGCAGTTTTTCATCAACCAAAATTTTATCAAGGGCATTGCAGCCGGAGATTTTGTCAGTTTTGGCATTGATAATCACTTTTTTGGCTTGTTCCCAGTCGGCATCTTCAGCTACATAGGCGAAGTTATTGCCTCGTCCACTTACGAGTACTGCACATTGGGCATGCTCTTTCACAAAGGCAATTAACCTTTCTCCTCCTCTAGGCACGATAAGATCGAGCTTTTCAGATGGGTTTTTTAGGAACTCTTGTGTTTGCTCCCTGTTAAGGGTAAACAGCTCAATCCAGTCTTTGCTCAAACCATTTTCCTCAAGGGATTCGTGCCAGCACTCTACTAAGACCTTATTGGAATGGACTGCCTCCTTACCACCTTTGAGGAGGATTTTACTGTTGGCTTTAAATGCCAGGACAGCAGCTTCAATGGTGACGTCAGGACGGGATTCATAGATGATCATTATGGTGCCAAATGGCGCAGTACGGTTAATGATCTCCAGTCCATTTGCCAGTGACCTCTTAGAGATTTCCTTTCCTACAGGGTCTTCTTGGTCTTTCACTTCCTGAACAGCTTGGATCATGCCGTCTATTTTGGCGTCATTTACGACGAGCCTGTCATAGAGTGCTTGATCATCTCTCTGGAAAGCCTCCAGATCAGCTTTATTGGCTGTCAGAATTTTTTCACGGTTTTTGTCGATGATTTTGATCATCGACGCCAACACGTCATTTTTTTTCTGTGTGCTTAATATTTTCATGTCTATGGTGTCTTTTTATGGTGTTTACGGTTTCTAAAACAAAAGGTGACGCTTAGGCAGTAGAAATGCCCCATATACCATTAATCGATAGAAACCTTGGTGCCTACTTCTTTGCCATCGACGATGTCAAGGATCATATTGTCAAGATTGCCGTTGGCAATATAAGTAGGGATGTTTTTTCTGGCGGCTTCTTTGGCTACATGGAGCTTCGACTTCATGCCGCCTCTACCTTCTGCTTCTCCCTTGGTGGATTCCTGGATAAAGTGTTCTACTTTTTCGTCGGTTCCCACATGGGCGATTCTTTTGGTGTTTTCATCATCTGGGTGACCATCGTACAGTCCGTCGGTATCAGTGAGCAGAATCAGCATATCGGCATGGATAAGTTCTGCTACGAGACTGGCCAACTCGTCATTGTCCGTAAAAGTGGACATGGAAAGAGAGACTGCATCATCTTCATTGGCAATGGGGATAATGCCTTCAGAAAGCAATCCCTCATAGCAATTGATCATGTTTTCCCTATGCTTGCCCGGGTCAAAATCCCTCTTGGTAGCCAATACTTGGGCGCATCGCATGCCATAATCTTGGAAGATATTGTAATAGTGTCTCATCATTCGGGGTTGGCCCACGGCAGAGAACACTTGTCTTCTAATGATTCTATCCTTGATTTTTACCTTACTTCCCAAGACTTCTTTGCCAGCGATGACAGATCCTGAGGACACAAGGACGGACATGATACCTCTTTCATAAAGTATGGCGATTTGATCGACCATCTTTTTAAGGACGTTATTGACAATACGATTATCTCGGTTGGTCATCACATTGGTACCTACCTTTATGACGATCCTTTTAGGTGCATCAGTTTTATCCATTTCTGTATTCTTTACCAAGTTCAACAGCTCTGTTAAATGCAGCGTATGCAGCTTCTTTGATCATTTCTTTGACATTGTTGTCTTCCATAGAGTCCAATGCTGCCCGTGTAGTGCCACCTTTGGAGGCTACCCTGTCCATCCATGCTTCTGGATCGAGGTCAGAGGAACCGAACAATTCTACTGCACCGGCAAATGTTTGTTCTACCAAAACCCTGGAATCGTGTTTGGAGAATCCCATTTTTAGAGCTGCTTCCAGCATGGATTGCATAAAATAGAAGATGTATGCAGGCCCACTTCCAGAAATACCGGTGGAAGCATCGATGTCGTTTTCAGTGTCCAGTTTTACAGAACGTCCCGTAGTATCGAGAAGGTTTTCTACAGTGGATAATTCCAATCTGGATACTTCATCAGATGCTGTAAAGGATGTCAACCCTTTGCCTACTTGTGCGGGTAGGTTAGGCATGGCACGAACCACTTTTTTTCGCCCAAGCCCTTCTTGAATAGCTGCTATAGAAACCCCTGCCATTAGTGAGATGAATATTTGTCCCTCAGCAGTGAGCTTTCTCATGCTTTCCATCAGGGAGCTGGCGTGATATGGTTTTACAGCAATAAAAATCACGTCGGCAGCTGGAACGCACTCTTCAAGCTTTTCAAATACCGCAAAGTGACTTCTTTTTCTTAGCTCTTCAGTCTTTTCTTTGGAATTGTCAAGGATCATAAGGTCCTTATCCTTTAAAAATTTTGATTTGGCGATTGCCTCAGCGTATGTCAAACCCATATTGCCACCACCGATTACAAGAACTTTCATATTTTTTTAGAAAGGTTTTTATTTAAAAACAGGGACTATCCCTGTCGATCTTCTTTTACCCTAATGCCACAATCTTCGTGCAGGGATCATAATTTACAAAAAAAGTTAATTACAATCGCTATTTAATTGTTAAATCAGCATGACGGGCATAGTTTTATT
Coding sequences within it:
- a CDS encoding alkaline phosphatase produces the protein MIKTALVSCLIFLVSFSAFSQQKAAYKFHSHNDYLQSAPFWTAYANGAASIEVDVILQDGQLMVAHEIETIQPERTLASLYLDPIRQAKKLGIGQLDFQLLVDIKTAAYPSMKVLKEVLEGYDDILAIPGKQTGVRVVISGNRPAVEDYDQYPPAILFDYQHTEFPENLPWQKIALVSLPFQRFSEWNGKGRLVHAEKKKLDELIAKVHAVDRPIRFWGAPDSKTAWKAFADMGIDYINTDMPFEASEYLKSLPQNVVGSSHRHNIYHPKYEVDGATVPVNQIILMIGDGNGLAHISAGMYAHGNELNLTQLRHIGLVKTQAADDFTTDSAAGATALATGHKANNRAIGFSPEGKALSNLPELLENYQFNSGILTTDHLTGATPASFYAHCEDRGMTVDIANDLRESSLDLFIGGGKNDFLLQGRDLIAPLNQAGFTIVKSLEELNDPAIGKAGYFASNQGLPTVMKGREGFLKTAAEQSLAFLGNKEQPFFLLIEGSMIDTGGHWNSAETVVEEEIDFDEAVGEVIAYADAHPGTLVLITADHETGGVTLPQGNMGNAEVELNFDTNDHTGIMVPLFAYGAHSGEFMGVYENTEIFKKIMQLVDQYHER
- the bla gene encoding subclass B1 metallo-beta-lactamase; the protein is MNRQLIIAALLLVLSACSGKSEKSHEQLSQDQHTNYTEKEIYTSDQLIIKQIRPNTYVHVSFLDTDSFGKVECNGMIVISDGEAIIFDTPSTSNEAEELITFLEGEKLQIKAVVATHFHMDCLGGLEAFHAREIPSYAFKNTLSLASQHGFPQPKMGFQDQLALKVGSRSVFVHYFGEGHTEDNVIGYFPDDQVLFGGCLVKADGAGKGNLEDANITAWPTTVNKITAAYPTLQLVIPGHGKWGDKSLLTYTETLFQ
- a CDS encoding glutamate-5-semialdehyde dehydrogenase translates to MKILSTQKKNDVLASMIKIIDKNREKILTANKADLEAFQRDDQALYDRLVVNDAKIDGMIQAVQEVKDQEDPVGKEISKRSLANGLEIINRTAPFGTIMIIYESRPDVTIEAAVLAFKANSKILLKGGKEAVHSNKVLVECWHESLEENGLSKDWIELFTLNREQTQEFLKNPSEKLDLIVPRGGERLIAFVKEHAQCAVLVSGRGNNFAYVAEDADWEQAKKVIINAKTDKISGCNALDKILVDEKLPDFESKLADLAKNLAEYKVELVAEKELVGSLDGAKEVPSEDTWYEEFLALKALIGKSNGIDEAIAKINKYSGGHSATILTTDKEKAAKFMEQVDSAAVYHNASTRFTDGGQMGVGAELAISTDKLHHRGPLGLEQLVTNKYYVFGDGQIRE
- the proB gene encoding glutamate 5-kinase — encoded protein: MDKTDAPKRIVIKVGTNVMTNRDNRIVNNVLKKMVDQIAILYERGIMSVLVSSGSVIAGKEVLGSKVKIKDRIIRRQVFSAVGQPRMMRHYYNIFQDYGMRCAQVLATKRDFDPGKHRENMINCYEGLLSEGIIPIANEDDAVSLSMSTFTDNDELASLVAELIHADMLILLTDTDGLYDGHPDDENTKRIAHVGTDEKVEHFIQESTKGEAEGRGGMKSKLHVAKEAARKNIPTYIANGNLDNMILDIVDGKEVGTKVSID
- the proC gene encoding pyrroline-5-carboxylate reductase codes for the protein MKVLVIGGGNMGLTYAEAIAKSKFLKDKDLMILDNSKEKTEELRKRSHFAVFEKLEECVPAADVIFIAVKPYHASSLMESMRKLTAEGQIFISLMAGVSIAAIQEGLGRKKVVRAMPNLPAQVGKGLTSFTASDEVSRLELSTVENLLDTTGRSVKLDTENDIDASTGISGSGPAYIFYFMQSMLEAALKMGFSKHDSRVLVEQTFAGAVELFGSSDLDPEAWMDRVASKGGTTRAALDSMEDNNVKEMIKEAAYAAFNRAVELGKEYRNG